One part of the Amaranthus tricolor cultivar Red isolate AtriRed21 chromosome 16, ASM2621246v1, whole genome shotgun sequence genome encodes these proteins:
- the LOC130802991 gene encoding 17.4 kDa class I heat shock protein-like, translated as MSLIPNFFGNQRRNTSIFDPFAMEMWDPFEGFPFPFNTNLSQSLSSTTSSARDTAAFVNARMDWKETPEAHVFKADLPGVRKEEVKVEVEDGKVLQISGERKMEQDERNDTWHRVERSSGMFLRRFRLPENAKVEEVKAAMENGVLTVTVPKVEERKAEIRSIDISG; from the coding sequence TCGATCCATTCGCAATGGAGATGTGGGACCCATTCGAAGGCTTCCCATTCCCATTTAACACAAACCTCTCTCAATCTCTCTCCTCGACCACTTCCTCGGCACGTGACACAGCCGCCTTCGTCAACGCCAGAATGGACTGGAAGGAGACGCCGGAAGCACACGTGTTTAAGGCGGATCTTCCAGGTGTAAGGAAAGAAGAGGTGAAAGTCGAGGTGGAAGATGGGAAGGTTCTTCAGATTAGTGGAGAAAGGAAGATGGAACAAGATGAGAGGAATGACACGTGGCATAGAGTTGAGAGGAGTTCTGGAATGTTCTTGAGAAGGTTTAGGTTGCCAGAGAATGCTAAGGTTGAGGAAGTTAAAGCTGCAATGGAGAATGGGGTATTGACTGTAACTGTTCCTAAGGTTGAAGAAAGGAAGGCTGAGATTCGATCAATTGACATTTCTGGTTGA